In Pseudomonas poae, a single genomic region encodes these proteins:
- a CDS encoding thioesterase translates to MSGAASPWLRVLRESQQARARLVCLAMPGAARVFFRPWLAHLPGDIDLLAVQSPGREERFNETHIPCLERLAEHIAAALQTLPARPLLLFGHSMGAALAYAVGVRLQATGSGAAHVFVSGHAPPHRQPDSDLHRQDDAVLIADILRQDADAAGLWANPQLRALFLPTLRSDYQAIETWRPQQLTRLSAPLDVLLARDDAEVSLEQARAWADLSDHTPDIRLFDGDHFYLKHQPRPVIHHLLQRTAYLQGDSV, encoded by the coding sequence ATGAGCGGCGCGGCATCACCGTGGCTGCGTGTGCTGCGAGAAAGCCAACAGGCGCGGGCACGCCTGGTGTGCCTGGCCATGCCGGGGGCAGCGCGAGTTTTTTTCCGTCCGTGGCTGGCGCACCTGCCGGGGGATATCGACCTGCTGGCCGTGCAATCTCCGGGACGTGAAGAGCGTTTCAACGAAACGCATATCCCCTGCCTGGAAAGGCTCGCCGAACACATTGCCGCAGCACTGCAAACGTTGCCCGCCCGGCCTTTGCTGCTGTTCGGCCATAGCATGGGCGCCGCCCTCGCCTACGCCGTGGGAGTGCGCCTGCAAGCGACGGGCTCTGGCGCCGCCCATGTGTTCGTCTCGGGTCACGCGCCTCCACACCGGCAACCAGACAGTGACCTACACCGCCAGGACGACGCCGTACTGATCGCCGATATCCTGCGCCAGGACGCCGACGCCGCCGGCCTGTGGGCCAATCCCCAACTGCGTGCGTTGTTCCTGCCAACCCTGCGCAGCGACTACCAGGCCATCGAAACCTGGCGCCCACAGCAGCTTACCCGCTTGTCGGCGCCACTCGACGTGCTGCTGGCCCGCGATGACGCCGAAGTCAGCCTTGAGCAGGCCCGTGCCTGGGCTGACCTCAGCGACCACACCCCGGATATCCGCCTGTTCGACGGCGACCACTTTTACCTCAAGCATCAGCCGCGACCGGTGATCCATCACCTGTTGCAACGCACTGCCTACCTACAGGGAGACTCGGTATGA
- a CDS encoding conjugal transfer protein, whose translation MRSLLLLPIALAYSSSYAASAHEQDQLSLVQRQLDIIERVAMQAEAASTTEPDDRYRFDYPRLSQDIQSIRHGVQNYLSPSRAQPRDPAELVGDYRLDTLHAELSP comes from the coding sequence ATCCGCAGTTTGTTGCTACTTCCAATAGCATTGGCCTACAGCAGCAGCTATGCCGCATCTGCCCATGAGCAGGATCAGCTCAGTCTAGTCCAGCGGCAACTCGACATTATCGAACGCGTTGCAATGCAAGCTGAGGCAGCCAGCACTACTGAACCCGACGATCGCTATCGCTTCGACTATCCCCGCCTGTCTCAGGACATCCAAAGCATCCGTCACGGTGTGCAGAACTATCTGTCCCCTTCTCGCGCCCAACCCCGCGATCCCGCTGAGCTGGTCGGTGATTACCGTCTCGACACACTGCATGCGGAGCTCTCGCCATGA
- a CDS encoding TIGR03758 family integrating conjugative element protein, producing MTMTSTQTAAFQNASGFSPQSSSTLWLSLVLVLALLWCAWVTWTAYRGWATGSVRFGALGGSTARVLLTLLVLMFFTLS from the coding sequence ATGACCATGACTAGCACCCAGACCGCTGCCTTCCAAAACGCCTCCGGCTTCTCACCGCAAAGCAGTTCGACGCTCTGGCTGTCCCTGGTTCTCGTCCTGGCATTGCTCTGGTGCGCTTGGGTGACGTGGACGGCTTACCGGGGTTGGGCCACCGGCAGTGTGCGCTTCGGCGCGCTTGGCGGAAGTACCGCACGCGTGCTGCTCACCTTGTTGGTCCTGATGTTCTTCACCCTGTCCTAA
- a CDS encoding TIGR03750 family conjugal transfer protein has product MNDTIERLADGTLVFLPERLNRDPAVLRGLTNDEMWVALGTGAVIGLLLGVPLAIATASIAIAPTGMIAGMALVLLAGGTLLRRAKRARPETWLYRKLEWMLASRWRLGRGSLILHSGAWTVRRSRRLRPALSRWQP; this is encoded by the coding sequence ATGAACGACACTATCGAACGCCTTGCCGACGGCACCTTGGTCTTTCTTCCAGAGCGACTCAATCGTGATCCCGCCGTATTGCGAGGGTTGACCAATGATGAGATGTGGGTAGCACTCGGCACTGGCGCCGTCATTGGCCTGCTGCTGGGCGTCCCTCTAGCGATTGCCACCGCTTCCATTGCCATAGCGCCGACCGGCATGATCGCCGGCATGGCGCTGGTGTTATTGGCCGGTGGCACGCTACTGCGCCGGGCCAAACGGGCTCGCCCCGAGACCTGGTTGTACCGCAAACTCGAATGGATGCTCGCCAGCCGTTGGCGCTTGGGTCGCGGCAGTCTGATCCTCCACTCCGGTGCCTGGACGGTCCGCCGTTCACGTCGGCTGCGTCCTGCCCTGTCACGGTGGCAGCCATGA
- a CDS encoding TIGR03749 family integrating conjugative element protein: MKRMSTLGLTVALTLWGVAAQAVELMHWERLPLAVPLVINQERVVFVDEAVRVGVPSTLTGKLRVQSTGGTLYLRASEAIAPTRLQLQSVATGEIILLDIATTPGDQPLEPVRILKHAPVQAAEAESSSAPVQERTPIPVALTRYAAQSLYASLRTVESLPGVRRVPLKLRSELPTLLPTENVSSTPIAAWRLGDYWVTAVKLRNRGPATVQLDPRRLQAKLFAAAFQHAFLGPVGSAEDTTIAYLVTRGAGLEQAVLLPPVARGADDES, from the coding sequence ATGAAGCGGATGTCGACCCTGGGACTCACCGTCGCACTAACGCTGTGGGGAGTCGCGGCACAGGCCGTCGAGCTGATGCATTGGGAACGCCTCCCCCTCGCGGTCCCGCTGGTGATCAATCAGGAGCGAGTGGTCTTTGTCGATGAGGCTGTTCGCGTCGGCGTGCCCTCAACCTTGACGGGCAAGCTGCGCGTGCAATCCACCGGCGGCACGCTGTACCTGCGCGCGTCGGAAGCCATTGCCCCGACCCGACTGCAACTGCAATCGGTCGCGACGGGTGAGATCATCCTGCTGGATATCGCGACCACGCCCGGCGATCAACCGCTGGAGCCTGTGCGTATTCTCAAGCATGCTCCGGTGCAGGCTGCCGAGGCAGAATCTAGCTCCGCCCCTGTTCAAGAACGTACGCCGATCCCGGTCGCGTTGACCCGCTATGCCGCACAGAGCCTGTACGCGTCGCTGCGCACCGTAGAATCCCTACCCGGCGTACGCCGCGTACCGCTCAAGCTGCGCAGCGAACTGCCGACCTTGCTGCCGACCGAAAACGTGTCCAGCACGCCCATCGCCGCCTGGCGACTCGGTGATTACTGGGTGACGGCGGTGAAGTTGCGCAATCGTGGTCCAGCGACGGTGCAACTCGATCCGCGCCGGCTTCAGGCCAAGCTGTTCGCCGCGGCCTTCCAGCATGCTTTCCTCGGGCCGGTCGGCAGTGCCGAAGACACTACGATCGCCTATCTCGTCACTCGCGGTGCCGGCCTCGAACAAGCGGTGCTGCTCCCGCCCGTTGCGCGAGGTGCTGACGATGAAAGCTAA
- a CDS encoding TIGR03752 family integrating conjugative element protein, producing the protein MKANALLKWLVPAALLGVVLIILKTWVPGGSTPSPEHPVDQGNIQLSAEQAKSLGIAGDTPRDTVATLVGQVKAMRSDMLGLKKHNDSLQTENNRLRERENSVDSRIQTALGSVTQQVDEGRRQANEARLKAEQDSRQARGLLTQLQEQLSGLAGKSKDMPIGLGLEPGDGAQFEGRHSTNDALQWIEPSDAPSTDARGKTTTSSALSLPTAFNSLEGLKDNAIDRSQKQLRAVTKGERDLTRSVDRTEGAKPVYTIPENATLMGSVAMTALIGRVPVDGTVNDPYPFKVLVGPENLTANGIDLPDVTGAVMSGTASGDWTLSCVRGQVESITFVFTDGTIRTVPQPKAVASRNASTTQSSNTDKIRGGLGYLSDPYGIPCIAGERRSNAQQYLGSQSLITAAGAGIAALLGDEQNSSSVISSGGSTLGVTSSSGNSALNSVLSGGVSDIREWVNKLYGEAFAAVYVPPAAQVALHLDHEITIDYEPKGRSVLHEKHHASLPDLD; encoded by the coding sequence ATGAAAGCTAACGCCTTGCTCAAATGGCTGGTACCGGCTGCGCTGCTGGGCGTGGTGCTGATCATCCTGAAAACCTGGGTCCCGGGTGGCAGCACACCTTCTCCAGAGCACCCAGTTGATCAGGGCAATATTCAATTATCCGCCGAGCAAGCCAAGTCGCTCGGCATTGCGGGCGATACCCCACGCGACACGGTCGCCACCCTGGTCGGCCAGGTGAAGGCCATGCGCAGCGACATGCTCGGTTTGAAGAAACACAATGACTCACTGCAGACGGAAAACAACCGCCTACGCGAGCGGGAAAACAGTGTCGATTCGCGTATCCAGACCGCGCTTGGCAGTGTGACCCAGCAGGTCGACGAAGGCCGCCGCCAAGCCAACGAGGCCCGACTCAAAGCGGAACAAGACAGTCGTCAGGCTCGCGGCCTGCTGACGCAATTGCAGGAACAGTTGTCGGGGCTGGCTGGCAAAAGCAAGGACATGCCGATCGGATTGGGGCTTGAGCCCGGCGACGGCGCTCAGTTCGAAGGGCGACACTCTACCAATGATGCGCTGCAGTGGATTGAACCCTCGGATGCTCCGTCCACCGACGCCAGAGGCAAAACCACGACTTCCTCCGCACTGAGCCTGCCTACCGCTTTCAACTCTCTGGAAGGCTTGAAAGACAACGCGATTGATCGCAGCCAGAAACAGCTACGTGCAGTTACCAAGGGTGAGCGCGACCTGACGCGATCCGTTGATCGTACCGAAGGCGCGAAGCCGGTCTACACCATTCCCGAAAACGCCACACTGATGGGCTCGGTCGCCATGACCGCGCTGATCGGCCGCGTCCCAGTGGACGGCACCGTGAATGATCCCTATCCCTTCAAGGTGCTCGTCGGCCCGGAGAACCTGACCGCCAACGGTATCGACCTGCCAGACGTCACGGGTGCCGTGATGAGCGGCACGGCGTCCGGTGACTGGACCCTGTCCTGCGTGCGCGGGCAGGTCGAGTCGATTACCTTTGTGTTTACCGATGGCACCATCCGCACGGTGCCTCAGCCGAAGGCGGTCGCCAGCCGCAACGCCTCCACCACCCAAAGCTCGAACACCGACAAGATCCGTGGCGGACTCGGTTACCTGTCCGACCCGTATGGCATTCCTTGCATTGCCGGCGAGCGCCGCTCGAACGCTCAGCAATACCTCGGTAGCCAGAGCCTGATCACTGCGGCTGGCGCGGGTATCGCTGCCTTGCTCGGGGATGAGCAGAACAGCAGCAGCGTGATCAGTTCGGGCGGCAGTACGCTCGGGGTCACCAGCAGCAGTGGCAATAGCGCACTGAATTCAGTTCTCAGTGGTGGAGTCAGCGACATCCGCGAGTGGGTCAACAAACTGTATGGAGAGGCCTTTGCTGCCGTGTACGTGCCACCGGCCGCACAAGTCGCACTGCACCTCGACCATGAGATCACCATCGACTACGAGCCCAAGGGCCGGAGCGTTCTCCATGAAAAACACCATGCCTCCCTGCCTGACCTGGATTAG
- a CDS encoding TIGR03751 family conjugal transfer lipoprotein — MKNTMPPCLTWISVLCWVLAGCSTDKDTLLPHGEQTMLDIWNSAGSQGAQQRLLDARQQLRRPLAQANLSAYRQEPYTRTATNEIHNLFPRLPNPDLLLYVYPHLSGTEQAPVPGYSTVFPFYQRVQYALPGERQEDL; from the coding sequence ATGAAAAACACCATGCCTCCCTGCCTGACCTGGATTAGCGTGCTGTGCTGGGTCCTCGCGGGGTGTTCTACCGACAAGGACACGCTTTTGCCCCATGGCGAGCAAACCATGCTGGACATCTGGAACAGCGCCGGTTCGCAAGGCGCTCAGCAGCGACTACTGGATGCTCGGCAGCAGTTACGCCGTCCGCTCGCCCAGGCGAATTTATCCGCCTATCGCCAAGAACCGTACACGCGCACAGCGACGAACGAGATCCACAATTTGTTCCCTCGCCTGCCCAATCCCGATCTGCTGCTGTACGTGTATCCGCATCTGAGCGGCACCGAGCAGGCACCGGTCCCGGGTTACTCGACAGTCTTTCCGTTCTACCAACGTGTGCAGTACGCATTGCCGGGTGAACGTCAGGAAGACTTGTAG
- a CDS encoding TIGR03756 family integrating conjugative element protein has protein sequence MPVACSSIPPTKLRPLALSVLLACGPSVALDTSRITSSVLSPSCLDYRVVGICFWLLCTPFGCTVKTSTKVRHFIPELVVSSYATTGNNPWAEMATLSSPISGAEGGGNLITPNTHRDNLPRFKNVDAIGHPGGWAATQLASQSGYACASGATAYMPYYLSTLDSLAWRQGIPESLYPESLMPGIREIGRQASGNMWGNVYPRQGFLVQPDDFKAAAVIAQRAGDVITRNWQPHVYVPLTPAKRDGYWPPGPIVENDASTHKWQLLYPQGQPTCAIFPSDPIQSADGGYAWSLWRPYSCCKREGQTFLFSIDFEGGAS, from the coding sequence ATGCCCGTTGCCTGCTCATCAATCCCGCCCACAAAGCTACGGCCCTTGGCGCTGAGCGTCCTTCTGGCGTGCGGCCCAAGCGTGGCGCTGGACACCAGCCGCATCACGTCCTCCGTGCTTTCTCCAAGCTGTCTCGACTACAGGGTCGTCGGCATTTGTTTTTGGCTGCTTTGCACGCCCTTCGGATGTACAGTCAAAACCTCGACCAAGGTTCGTCATTTCATTCCTGAACTGGTGGTCTCGAGCTACGCCACCACCGGCAATAACCCTTGGGCCGAGATGGCTACCCTCTCCTCTCCCATCAGCGGTGCGGAAGGTGGCGGCAATCTGATCACGCCGAACACCCATCGCGACAACCTGCCCCGCTTCAAGAACGTTGATGCCATCGGCCACCCCGGAGGTTGGGCCGCCACACAACTGGCTTCGCAATCCGGCTATGCCTGCGCCAGCGGTGCAACGGCGTACATGCCCTACTACCTGAGCACCCTGGACTCGCTGGCCTGGCGCCAGGGCATCCCAGAAAGTCTTTACCCCGAGTCGCTCATGCCGGGAATCCGTGAAATTGGTCGTCAGGCTTCGGGAAACATGTGGGGCAACGTTTATCCCCGGCAGGGATTTCTGGTACAGCCCGACGACTTCAAGGCGGCCGCAGTCATAGCGCAACGGGCCGGCGATGTGATTACCCGCAACTGGCAGCCGCATGTGTACGTACCACTGACGCCCGCCAAGCGCGACGGCTACTGGCCGCCTGGCCCGATCGTTGAAAACGACGCTTCGACCCACAAATGGCAATTGCTCTACCCCCAGGGTCAGCCCACGTGCGCCATCTTCCCCAGCGATCCGATACAGAGCGCGGATGGAGGCTATGCCTGGTCGTTGTGGCGTCCCTATAGCTGCTGCAAACGAGAGGGACAGACCTTCCTGTTCAGCATCGACTTCGAAGGCGGTGCTTCATGA
- a CDS encoding TonB-dependent siderophore receptor, translating to MFAGACSAIPLVHAADELILPAIQIEGSTGRADGQSEGYRGNPVASTTRLGLMDKETPQAVTTITRQALDDFKITGIKDALRSAPSVTVEQTETDRTEFTSRGFDINTFEYDGVGMPFVGTVLVGDQDLAEFEQIDILHGANGLMSGAGNPSATVNFVRKRPTETFQAQIDTSVGSWDGRRVDVDVSGPLTPTGNVRGRFIYSHDKGNSWMDRYSHERNVAAGLLAFDLSEADTVTVGFSQHDSDSNGSTWGNLPLVDNDGNAIHYGSRSSSIGQPWTYWNLHTQRAFAELKHDLGNDWNVTVTATGIVEKQDTNMLYVAGVSGDDASVFAANTTSEAHQLLGEAKVSGPFSLFGREHELTFGAAYGRTHQKAREYDAADGGYYDVSFSDVLAGDLAHPSFLFTSDGNTQNFTDSQKSVYAGARFSLADDLHWIAGARMISLDGSGDSYGSDYYTRAHGKVTPYTGLVYDLNQQWSVYGSWTKIYSAQYNLGTDGKLLAPLEGKSMEAGVKGSLLDNRLNLTAAAFKTEQQNVAESAGFVDGQFVYEPMDYKSHGVELQGSGEVLPGLDLLGGYTYVRIDNDDGDEARKYVPAHSLRGMVTYRLPGLPQAKVGTRISWQSAVENDTNSAIRQNAYALVDLMASYDIDSNWSTSLNLNNLTDRKYLLSLYNSATTASYGAPRNAVASVTWKY from the coding sequence TTGTTTGCCGGTGCTTGCAGCGCCATACCTCTGGTTCACGCCGCTGACGAACTGATTCTGCCGGCAATCCAGATCGAAGGGAGCACCGGGCGTGCTGATGGTCAGAGCGAGGGCTACCGGGGCAACCCGGTCGCCAGCACGACCCGCCTGGGCCTGATGGATAAAGAAACCCCGCAGGCGGTGACTACCATCACCCGGCAAGCGCTCGATGATTTCAAGATCACTGGCATCAAGGATGCGCTGCGCTCTGCTCCTTCGGTGACTGTGGAGCAAACCGAAACCGACCGCACAGAATTCACCTCGCGCGGCTTCGATATCAATACCTTTGAATATGACGGCGTAGGCATGCCGTTCGTAGGCACTGTGCTGGTCGGCGACCAGGATCTGGCCGAGTTCGAACAGATCGACATCCTGCATGGCGCCAATGGATTGATGAGCGGTGCTGGCAACCCGTCGGCCACGGTTAACTTTGTGCGCAAACGGCCGACTGAGACATTCCAGGCACAAATCGACACCAGCGTCGGCTCCTGGGACGGCCGCCGTGTGGACGTAGACGTTTCCGGTCCGTTGACGCCCACCGGTAATGTGCGTGGCCGCTTCATCTACTCCCACGACAAAGGCAACTCGTGGATGGATCGCTACAGCCATGAGCGCAACGTCGCCGCTGGCCTGTTAGCCTTCGATCTATCCGAAGCCGACACGGTGACCGTCGGTTTCTCCCAGCACGATAGCGATTCCAACGGCAGCACGTGGGGCAACCTTCCTTTGGTTGATAATGACGGCAATGCCATCCATTACGGCAGCCGCAGTTCCAGCATTGGCCAGCCATGGACCTATTGGAACCTGCACACTCAGCGCGCTTTCGCTGAGTTGAAGCATGATTTGGGCAATGACTGGAACGTCACCGTCACGGCGACTGGCATCGTGGAAAAACAGGACACCAACATGCTTTATGTCGCCGGGGTCAGCGGCGATGACGCCTCGGTTTTTGCCGCCAATACCACCAGCGAGGCTCATCAGTTGCTGGGCGAGGCCAAGGTCTCCGGCCCTTTCAGCCTGTTCGGCCGCGAGCATGAACTGACCTTCGGTGCCGCCTATGGCCGTACCCACCAGAAGGCCCGGGAATACGACGCCGCTGACGGTGGCTACTACGACGTATCCTTTTCGGACGTGCTGGCGGGAGATCTGGCACATCCGTCATTCCTGTTTACCAGTGACGGGAATACCCAGAATTTCACCGACAGCCAAAAGAGCGTTTACGCAGGTGCCCGATTCAGTCTGGCCGACGATCTGCACTGGATCGCCGGCGCGCGAATGATCAGCCTGGACGGTTCCGGCGACAGCTACGGTTCTGATTACTACACGCGCGCACATGGCAAGGTCACGCCCTACACGGGCCTGGTCTATGACCTGAACCAGCAGTGGAGCGTTTATGGGAGCTGGACGAAAATCTACAGCGCTCAGTACAACCTGGGCACCGACGGCAAATTGCTTGCGCCACTTGAAGGCAAGAGCATGGAGGCCGGTGTGAAGGGCAGTCTTCTGGATAACCGCCTGAACCTCACTGCTGCCGCGTTCAAGACCGAACAGCAAAATGTGGCGGAGTCAGCCGGCTTCGTCGATGGTCAATTCGTATACGAACCAATGGACTACAAGAGCCACGGGGTAGAACTGCAAGGCTCTGGCGAAGTCCTGCCAGGACTGGACCTGCTAGGCGGCTATACCTACGTACGCATCGACAACGACGATGGCGATGAGGCGCGCAAGTACGTGCCGGCCCACAGCCTGCGCGGCATGGTCACCTACCGCCTACCGGGCTTGCCCCAAGCGAAGGTCGGCACGCGGATAAGCTGGCAGAGCGCAGTCGAAAACGATACGAACAGCGCGATCCGGCAGAACGCCTATGCCCTCGTCGACCTGATGGCGAGCTACGACATCGACAGTAATTGGAGCACGTCCCTGAATCTGAACAACCTCACCGACCGTAAATACCTGCTATCGCTCTACAACAGCGCCACTACCGCAAGCTACGGGGCACCACGCAATGCGGTTGCTTCTGTGACCTGGAAATATTGA
- a CDS encoding MFS transporter, whose amino-acid sequence MEIIQKALCPENRWGVVVLLAFGLMIAWTDRSSMSAAIADPQFIKEFALTHVERGWLGSSVFWAYGILQLPMGWLVDRYGVKWPYAICFFLWCVAAAATGLVNSLSAMIIIRVLIGAAEAVVVPATYRYIANRFEETNKGSALAIYAVGGKMGPALGAPLAAWLIVGTSWKIMFIVTGLAGLVWLVPWLLMVRNDFPDRSELVKRKQVAATVPLRNLLVSPVVWGGLITNFCYAYFAFFCMTWMPAYLVEQRGLSLTNAGFYTAMSFCGVAITAGLSGWAADKLIVRGYDAVVVRKSFVVVGFIGGMTVLFGAYAPTVSMALFWNVLSLTLVGLVTTNNLALVKLTLIPKQATGLNTGLQQVATSFAGGVSASLSGWLLHFGHSYTLPMIAIFTFLFLGAVSTIVLMRRKWAPKINSSDETASSITNTTLRGTA is encoded by the coding sequence ATGGAGATTATCCAGAAAGCACTATGCCCGGAAAACCGGTGGGGCGTAGTCGTATTACTCGCGTTCGGATTGATGATTGCCTGGACAGACCGTTCAAGCATGTCGGCCGCGATAGCGGACCCTCAATTTATCAAAGAATTTGCGCTAACGCATGTTGAAAGGGGCTGGCTAGGCTCATCGGTCTTCTGGGCGTATGGCATCTTACAATTACCGATGGGATGGCTGGTTGATCGCTATGGGGTCAAATGGCCGTACGCAATATGCTTTTTTCTCTGGTGCGTAGCGGCGGCGGCCACCGGTCTGGTGAACTCGCTCTCTGCAATGATCATAATCCGCGTCCTGATAGGGGCGGCTGAAGCAGTCGTAGTACCAGCCACATATCGTTACATTGCGAACCGATTCGAGGAAACCAATAAAGGTTCCGCGTTGGCCATCTATGCCGTTGGCGGCAAAATGGGACCGGCACTCGGGGCGCCTCTGGCGGCCTGGCTTATTGTAGGTACCTCTTGGAAAATCATGTTTATCGTGACGGGGTTGGCCGGTCTGGTATGGCTGGTACCCTGGCTTTTAATGGTTCGCAACGACTTTCCAGATCGCAGTGAGTTAGTGAAAAGAAAACAGGTCGCGGCAACCGTGCCACTGCGCAATCTGCTTGTGAGCCCTGTGGTGTGGGGCGGGTTGATCACAAACTTCTGTTATGCCTATTTTGCCTTTTTCTGTATGACATGGATGCCTGCCTACCTGGTCGAACAACGTGGGCTATCGTTGACGAACGCGGGCTTTTATACCGCAATGAGTTTCTGTGGAGTTGCGATTACGGCCGGGCTCAGCGGGTGGGCAGCTGACAAATTAATCGTGCGTGGATACGACGCGGTTGTGGTACGCAAATCCTTCGTGGTAGTGGGCTTTATCGGTGGTATGACAGTGCTGTTCGGCGCTTATGCTCCCACGGTATCGATGGCACTTTTTTGGAACGTACTGTCGCTGACGTTAGTAGGGTTGGTCACGACAAATAACCTCGCGCTGGTGAAGCTGACGCTGATCCCAAAGCAGGCAACTGGCTTGAACACGGGACTTCAACAAGTTGCGACGAGTTTTGCAGGTGGCGTGTCCGCTAGTTTATCCGGTTGGCTTTTACATTTTGGTCACAGCTATACATTGCCGATGATCGCTATTTTTACTTTCCTGTTTCTAGGGGCCGTCAGCACCATTGTTTTGATGAGGCGCAAGTGGGCACCCAAGATTAACTCGTCCGACGAGACAGCATCATCTATCACAAATACGACCCTGCGAGGTACCGCGTAG
- a CDS encoding LysR family transcriptional regulator, with protein sequence MKYLDWYLQINLKARHLRLLVAIDTYRNLTQVAEITHVTVPAVSKSLSELERGLGLTLFSRTARGLMPTPYGECLIRHSRTMLVVLHQARDELKALSSGTEGKVRIGMLPASASVLLPQALNLLKQQSPGTNVTVIEGTTESLLPELWQGRLDMVVGRLPPPDTLGSFEEKELLEEPVVLMTGRHHPLASKKNLSWSDLCDYPWILPPPGSILRDPLERALEANNVPLTNNYIETLSIHVVRAHLQVSDFIAVMAGSLANDPVQPFHKLPLNLPRLLRPTGVLWNRNLGLTPSAQLMVSRLEEAAQHLLKVLTDTPIPTKARRAHQSTNAH encoded by the coding sequence GTGAAATATCTCGACTGGTATCTGCAGATCAATCTGAAGGCGCGACACTTGCGCCTGCTCGTAGCGATCGACACCTACCGCAATTTGACCCAGGTGGCCGAGATCACTCATGTGACCGTGCCTGCCGTATCGAAGTCACTGTCCGAACTTGAACGGGGACTTGGGCTTACGCTATTTTCACGCACCGCTCGGGGCTTAATGCCCACGCCGTATGGAGAATGCCTGATTCGGCACTCGCGAACAATGTTGGTGGTCCTGCACCAGGCGCGCGACGAATTGAAGGCCCTGAGTTCGGGGACCGAGGGCAAGGTTCGCATCGGCATGCTGCCGGCTTCGGCATCAGTGCTGCTGCCGCAGGCATTGAACCTTCTGAAGCAGCAGTCGCCTGGAACCAATGTGACGGTCATTGAGGGTACGACAGAGTCGCTACTGCCTGAACTCTGGCAGGGCCGACTGGATATGGTAGTTGGCCGTCTGCCGCCACCCGACACACTTGGCAGCTTCGAGGAGAAGGAGCTTCTTGAGGAGCCAGTGGTGCTCATGACAGGCCGCCATCATCCGCTGGCCAGCAAAAAAAACCTGAGTTGGTCGGACTTGTGCGACTACCCCTGGATCTTGCCCCCGCCCGGTTCAATTCTGCGCGATCCATTGGAACGCGCGCTCGAAGCCAATAACGTGCCGTTGACCAATAATTATATCGAGACGCTCTCGATACACGTTGTGCGGGCACATCTGCAAGTGTCTGATTTTATCGCGGTAATGGCAGGATCACTGGCCAATGATCCCGTGCAGCCGTTTCATAAGCTTCCGTTGAACCTTCCAAGATTACTGCGCCCAACCGGGGTATTGTGGAATCGCAACCTTGGCCTGACACCCAGCGCACAACTCATGGTGTCACGCCTGGAAGAGGCGGCCCAGCATCTTCTGAAGGTCCTAACCGACACGCCAATCCCGACCAAAGCAAGACGTGCACACCAATCAACGAACGCGCACTAA